A section of the Oryza sativa Japonica Group chromosome 1, ASM3414082v1 genome encodes:
- the LOC4324048 gene encoding heavy metal-associated isoprenylated plant protein 20: MGVLDSLSDMCSLTETKEALKLRKKRPLQTVNIKVKMDCEGCERRVKNAVKSMRGVTSVAVNPKQSRCTVTGYVEASKVLERVKSTGKAAEMWPYVPYTMTTYPYVGGAYDKKAPAGFVRGNPAAMADPSAPEVRYMTMFSDENVDSCSIM, from the exons ATGGGTGTATTGGACAGCCTCTCTGATATGTGCAGCCTGACAGAGACCAAGGAAGCCCTCAAGCTAAGGAAGAAGCGGCCACTGCAG ACGGTGAACATCAAGGTGAAGATGGACTGCGAGGGGTGCGAGAGGAGGGTGAAGAACGCGGTGAAGTCGATGCGAGGGGTGACGAGCGTGGCGGTGAACCCGAAGCAGAGCCGGTGCACGGTGACCGGGTACGTGGAGGCGAGCAAGGTGCTGGAGCGCGTGAAGAGCACCGGGAAGGCGGCGGAGATGTGGCCCTACGTCCCGTACACCATGACCACCTACCCGTACGTCGGCGGCGCCTACGACaagaaggcccccgccggctTCGTCCGCGGCAaccccgccgccatggccgaccCCTCCGCCCCCGAGGTCCGCTACATGACCATGTTCAGCGACGAGAACGTCGACTCCTGCTCCATCATGTAA
- the LOC4324049 gene encoding ATP-dependent Clp protease proteolytic subunit 3, chloroplastic — translation MEAAAAMAALPASPCSSSSSPSSLFLAPNPCCWKAAPRATVRASASAARRTLSSAWELPGPSAARPAARKPRLEELDTTNMLLRQRIVFLGSPVDDMSADLIISQLLLLDAEDKTKDIKLFINSPGGSITAGMGVYDAMKFCKADISTVCFGLAASMGAFLLAAGTKGKRFCMPNARIMIHQPSGGAGGKVTEMGLQIREMMYEKIKINKILSRITGKPEEQIDEDTKFDYFMSPWEAKDYGIVDSVIDEGKPGLVAPLAGAVPPPKSRVWYLWNASGPTRKIMKNLPSEEKLIQNGNGSASGDDGKFKEISTA, via the exons ATGGAGGCAgcggcagccatggcggccCTCCCCGCTTCTCCCTGCTCATCCTCCTCGTCCCCGTCGTCCCTTTTCCTCGCTCCCAACCCGTGCTGCTGGAAGGCGGCGCCAAGAGCTACGGTCCGcgcatcggcgtcggcggcacGGCGGACGCTCTCCTCCGCGTGGGAACTTCCCGGGCCGTCGGCGGCTCGGCCTGCGGCAAGGAAGCCGCGCCTCGAGGAGCTGGACACCACCAACATGCTCCTTCGCCAGCGCATCGTCTTCCTCGGCTCCCCG GTGGATGATATGAGTGCTGATCTTATCATCAGCCAACTCTTGCTGCTGGATGCTGAGGATAAAACTAAGGACATCAAATTGTTTATTAACTCACCTGGAGGCTCCATAACAGCAG GAATGGGAGTTTATGATGCCATGAAATTTTGCAAGGCTGATATATCAACTGTCTGCTTTGGACTGGCGGCTTCCATGGGTGCATTTTTGCTAGCTGCTGGGACAAAGGGGAAGAGATTTTGCATGCCTAATGCGAGAATTATGATCCATCAACCATCAGGGGGTGCTGGTGGGAAG GTCACAGAGATGGGATTACAGATACGAGAGATGATGTATGAGAAGATAAAGATCAACAAAATACTGTCAAGAATCACCGGGAAGCCTGAAGAGCAG ATTGATGAGGATACAAAGTTTGACTATTTCATGAGTCCTTGGGAAGCCAAGGATTATGGCATAGTTGACAGCGTTATAGATGAAGGGAAGCCGGGGTTGGTTGCTCCTTTGGCAGGAGCTGTGCCACCTCCAAAATCGCGTGTGTGGTACTTATGGAATGCTTCAGGACCAACTagaaaaatcatgaaaaatcTACCTTCAGAGGAGAAGCTTATTCAAAATGGTAATGGCAGTGCAAGTGGAGACGATGGGAAGTTCAAGGAGATCTCAACAGCTTGA